DNA sequence from the Candida dubliniensis CD36 chromosome 5, complete sequence genome:
TATCACATGATGATTCGATCATTCCAATACTACACATATCATACTCTTCTGTCTCGTAATGCCCGAATACCGATATACACTGAAGAACCACTAAAACCTTAAACCCAGGCACTAATGGAACTTAATGGTACTGATGCCTCTTTAAAATCCTTATAATTCATTCTTGTCACTTTTCGAATCCATCTTCTTCTCCTAAAAAACTCTGTACTTTTTGTTAAATCggtcaatttttcaatttcatccaTAGTCATTTCATTGATTGCCTTATCAAGTTGTTTCCCATTCATTTCGTCATGGTCTTGATTAACTTCGGTGATCACGTCATATGCCCATTTttcgtcatcatcaacaataacaaggtcttgaatcaaattgttttcaacCCAAGTACTAAtatcataatcaattttccatttttctGATGGGATAAACTTGTAATTTTGTGGCGGACTAATCTCAGAAAGTGTATCTCGTTTATGCAAAGGTAATTTGTGGAGTTCTTGGTGATGATCCTCATTAGAATGTGAATGCGATTTGTCATTCTGTTCTAATTCCTGCATTACAGAGTTATATCTTCGAGTCACATCGTTAGTGGTATAGAAATTAGGTGTAAACCCAACAGCTTCCCATATTTTGTTCTTAGTATTTAACTTTTGTAATTCATATATCTCAACATATTTTGTATCATTATCTTCCAAAGTTTCATCGCCACTTGATCCAATATCTTTAGTTGCATGCTGTAAATTTGTGTTTGTTATAGATTGTTCCAATGTAGGGGTTTTCACTATAAACTTTGTCAACTTATCTTCTATTTTATTAACAAAATGCTGAAAGTTCAATCTTGTATCCTCCTTATAAATCcattctaataataatcctcGTGGATATGGATGCAAAATTGCTGTGATTGCCcagatattgaaaataaaacttAGTTGTACAATTATAAAATGGTTCAATAGGAATGGAACAATATATGGCATCAAATACAAATTCCCAAATATTAAAGCCAcacaaataatatatattccCGATGTGATTTGTTCATTCTTAAAATATAAGTAATCAGACGTTAACCATACTgtaaaatcaaacaatttgatattCAAGGTCATAAAATTTTGTGTGTCCGTAAAATTCATGAAAAATTCACGAGAAAATAAAGGGACAGGTTTTGGTACCTTGTATAGATTCAATGGTTTGTCTGAAGGTTTTGGGTTTACCTCCAAATACTCTTGATTGGTAACACCATCTGGTggataaatcattaaataatgtGGCACCATTGTAGAAGTGATTAACTGAATTAACGGCAAAACACTAAACAAGTATGgattcaaaatcaaatgagTGATTATTAACAACCATCCCACCGTATAAAAAGGATCCTGCCAACTGAAAAACTTTTCCACATGATCTATGAAAATATACATGTCGGAATTGCGTCGATGTAACTCATTGCTGTTATTCTGCATTAATGCAATACTCAATGGTGGGCGTTGTTTCTGCATCTGTATTCGATCTTGAAGAATTTTACTTGTTTGCTCATCAACTACTTCGTTGGAAATCATCATTGAAATCACTTTCTCCATCAACTTATCTGCCATGTATTGTGCCGATGACGACGAGCTCGGTGCTGGTAACGGTGTAGTAGTGGCATTGCTTTCTGGATCTAACAAATTAGAAGGCACTTTCTTTGATGTTTTATCTCCAACAATTCGAGAATCACCTTCCCCGCCACCTTCGCTGTTTGCTGTATTTATGTCATGTTGTTCTTTATCACTTGTTTTccaaaatgaagaaaaatcaaaatctttGGATCTTCGCTGTGGTTTTTTCGATAATGTTTCTGATGATTCATCTATGGAGCTACGATTCAGCAGTGTTTTGGATTGTGAATGTGGTTGCGTTGTCCCCTCCTCAACTGACAATATGTTACCTAGAATAGACGACACCTGTTccatttgtttttcttttaaaactGTTGTAATTTAATGCGGGATGAATCTAAATCTGGACAGGAACTACTAACAATAAACGAATCAAAAAATCTTCCTAAATAAGTTATGTTATATGGGATTTACTCCAGTATCTCTACCGACCGATTGTATAATGCAAGGTTGTTTTAAGTTGCGAGAGACAAGTATTTTATAGAATAGggaaaagaaatgattgctgtaaaaagaaaaagggcGGAGAGaaagaggaaaaaaaaaaatataacgCTCAACATTAGAGTGCAAAGATATTCGAAACTAAAACTGTTGTATGAACCGCGGAGAATTGAGATTGTGTAGGAAAATCAACCACCAGAGTTTTGCCATTAGTTCAACCTAAGCATCTTCTACATGTTAAGATGGTATATGTATGGATATCATAATAATTGCTCATCACAATTgcttcattaatattacaTAAAGTACATAATCTCCAACTCTATTAATCCAAAGTAATCCCCTTTTTGGCATTTTCAAGTAGCACTTTCGCCACAAGTTCatcctcttcttcctcttcgCTCCCATTCATGGAAGAGGCAGGTGAACTCAATTGGTCATTTCTTGGACGTAGtcttttaattcttgaatGTAATTCATCAGTATTGATTTCTTCATGcagctttctttttagtttAGCTGCATTTTTCGGTTTATGGGGAGTTGTAGGTGGAGTGGGGATTGGTTCCTTTTTAACATTTATATTCTCAACTTCTTGTTTGACCATTGGCTCTTGTTTAACTGTTGGTTCTGTCTCGGGTGAATGTTCTAGGATAGTTTCCTGCTTAACTCCTGGTTCTATCTTCACTTTAACCTCTTGTTTAACTGCATCAGTTGTAATTGGGTTGTTCAAACCACTGCCCTTAACGGCAACTTGGTTCAACTTCTCTGAATCCAATTGTTCCTGGGTCAAAAACAAATCGGGAATCTCTGTTTTCAACATCCGGACAAACTCATCACAATCTGACACCACttcataatcaatataatttttccACGAGCTTGCACTcaatttagttttattaatatatatcaCTTTCCCTCCCTTGTTGTGAATAATTTTGCTTAGACTTTTAACCAATGACTTGACACCAGCAACTTTTAAACTTGTCCCCATTATAATCAAACAATCAGGTTTACTTTTTAAATCAGAATTCAATCCTTGTGTCAAAATCTCCATTTGAGGATGATGTTCTCCatacaatacaatatcAGGTCTCAATAACCCAATTGTTTGTCCTGTTAATCTTTTGCCCAGGTACAATCTCTGTTGGTATTTGTCCATGCACTTGGAGCATTCTGGGTTTAGACCGTTAGCTAGCAAAGTTTGGAATTCCTCGttccaattgaattgaCTGAAACAATTAGTACATGACAATTTGTGTAAGTTGCCATGTAGTTGCACAACATCTAATTGATTCCAAacttttttgaatttgtcATTATCAAACTCTTGTAAGTTTATACCTAGTTTCAAATTGATGTGTTTCTCTATGCAATCGATGTTTTGGGTATAACATCtcaacaatttatttttatctttcaatattttgataaatttgtgAGTTTCTGTTGGTTTGGCATTTAATGTGGATTTGTACAATGATTCCATAAAGGTACAGAAAACAGAAAGAGATATTTCATCTCGAAATAGtgaaatatcaaataaatcttGACCTCTCACTACTGCTTTTGGGTGTTTGGCTTTTACCATATTGTATAACCCATCTGATGAACGGAAATCAGGTATTCCCGCATTACAGGATATTCCTGCTCCAGTAAGAACTGTCATTTTCTTACTTTTGGATATAAATTTGATCACTTCATGTAGCTTTATTGAGGTTTCTGCTGGCATATTGATGCCTGCAGTGTCAACCAAGTCAATCAGTATCattgccaaaaaaaaaaaaaaaaaaaaaaaaactagtTTACTTTAGTTGGGGGAAGGTGAGGTCTTCTTGAcagtgatgatgattttatcaaatgaatgaatggaCTTGTTATGTCCTAAGAATAGGTGTGTATGCAAAAGTAAATGAATGGGCCCTAATTgattggttgttgttatgTCACACAGTCAATAGTTATATCCTTTTACTCTATagtaatttctttttttttattattattttttgtcttCTGTGACTTTTTTACCACTTCGCACACTTCTTCTTACGTAATTTGTGTGCAAAAGATATTTGGTAATTATACTGTAAAGTTATTGGATGTGAATCTGTTCGTAATGATTATAGAACACTGAACAAGTAGGAAATCAATCTCTTCAAAGTGTGATATCTTTCTAGTAAAAGATGTTGATCGTATGTTCACagtttttttattggtgTTTTCGGTAACAGTTGATTGTGATGCAATTAATTCTAGTAGTAATCGCAACTTAGCTTCGAATAGGATCAACAATTATCAAAGTatatgaatgaatgaataaaggaattgatttggattaaggaaagaaaaagaaaaagttgaagttgaattaaattttttttttgttgttgttgtctttAATCTGTTTCATGAAAGTtgaatcattaaaattggtTGAATTATATTGTTTGCACTTGGAactagaaaaaaaaaaaaatatagtAACACCAATACATAATAAATGGGAAAGGGTTActagtggtagtggtgaagagaattttatttggctgccattttttttgtattgttcCTGCACACAGAGAAATAATTTACCCTATTTAGGAAGTATGGTAAACAAATACACAAGAACCACCAACACCACAAATTCATGCTCATCTTCTTTAATTTCGATTCCTCGACAAATACAAACACCACGAAACAcgaaaatcaattgagaGATAGGATTGTCCAATCTATACATTGTTTTTATGAGTACGAAGATCCAATTACAGAAGCAATACTACTATCCTTATTACATATCTGGTGACATACAATCTAAGCCAGTACTACTATTTATTTATCCACTTTGACTATTTACAGCTAATTCCATAATTAATCTAGTAGCTAAATGTAAGAAAGGATAAGCAGAGAATGACCCGACTTCATCTAGGTCTTGTTGTCTGTGGCTATGAGGAGAATCAGTGCCTTCGCTTCCATGTGCCAGTTCCCAACCATCAAACTTGAAGTCAACTAAATAGTTATTTGGTtccaattgaaataattggATTTgcatcttcatcaaatttggTGCACTACCACATTCAAATTGTGCACTCGTATCATATTTCCATCTTACTCTTATTGTCCATAACTCTTCCTCTGTGGGCTTGGCCCATTCTGCACCCAAATTCTTTAGAGCACGATAAATTTCTCCCATCACATCTAGTGGATATGATCTCGATCTGATTCCAAAATGCCATCTCGTCTTCAGCTTCTTGGTTGGTGGAGGAGCGGCTACTTGTTCGCCGTTCTGTTTAGTTTCAGCCATATAAGCACGATGTATCGAAGGCAAACTGGTTGGCAATATTGCAATGGTTGAGTTTGGTAATGTTGACAAGTCAGGCACTGTAGCCAAGGTTTGATAAGTTAAGGATTGCTGCACACCGGGAGCAGAGCTTGTTGATCCTGCGTTGGGGAATGGACTTGGTGGTGGAGATTGAGATAAAAACGACTCGATGTTTTCTGATTTactctttttcaaatctttcaCCAATGCATGgttttctttcattaataaatagGCATCTAATATCTCATTGcttgattttgattgttgagATGACGAATTCCCTGTAGCCACTTGTTTGTTGGCCTTTTCGAtaacattaataatttcatcacGGTCATATCCCATCGTCACCGACAAGGCGCGAATAACGTCTTCATCAATGTCAATCTTGctattcttattctttgATAAATCTGGTGGTAACAAATAATCTGGCATATCTTGTTTGAACCATTCATCTTCCATAATTTCATGGATGGTAATTCTGTTTAATGGGTTGACAACAAGCATTCTTGTCAACAAATGCTTAGCTCCAGCACTCAAATAATTAGGCAAAGTGTAAACACCATTACTAATCTTTTTGAATAAAGCTGGGATAAACTCATCATCGAATGGCAATCTGCCACACAACATAACATACAAAATAACCCCGGCTGACCAAACATCAACTTCAGGACCAGCGTACAACTTACCGGAAATAACTTCTGGTGCTGCATAGTTAGGAGATCCACAAGATGTCTTCAAAAAGTTACCATCTGTCATGATATTGGATAACCCAAAATCAGCAATTTTGACATTCAACTGGTCATCTAACAATAAGTTTTCTGGTTTCAAATCACGATGAACAATCTTATGGCGATGGCAATACTCTACAGCAGCGATAATTTGTTGGAAAAATCTTCTGGCTTCATCTTCTGGCATTTTACCTCTTTGAACAATataatcaaacaattcttTACCGGCAAATTCAATAACCATAATGATTTCATCTTTGGATTTTATGACATCGTATAATTTAATGATATGTGGGTGTCTTAATAATCTCAAATATGAAATCTCTCTTTCAACACGACCCTGCATGTCAGACTTGGCCAATGTTTTACGATTAATGATCTTCAAAGCAACTTTTTGGCCCGTACCTATATGCTGAGCCAATTTGACTTTACCAAATGACCCTTCACCCAATGTCTTGAGAATCTGGTACCGCCCTATTCTATTGGCTGGATTCGCAGCAGGGTCGATCGGAACTGGCTGTTGCGGttgattttcattattgtggtgatgatgatgatggtggtggtgatgatgatgttgctgttgctgtgattcttgttgttgatcatTAGATGCCTGCGGTTGGGTTTGCTCCGACATCTTTAACTCTATGCTGCTATATAATCTGTATACCTGGACGTATGAATTGTTcagaataataattagtCTGTGAACGCCTTTtccttattttttttttttttgttgttcttcGTTGTCCAAATGAGAATTACCATGAGAGATAATGGGAGAAATggaaagacaaaaaaaatataattccAGGTAAGTATTGGTGCCTACACGACATTGCTATGTAATACACATAATCATTGTGTGTGGATATGAAACTGGTTGCTACActcaaattattaattcaacACAATTATCAAAGCTAGTGTCTCCTTCGATATATTGATTCGTCTCTATCTCTTTCAGTTCTAGACCTATATCTATGTTGGTAATCTGGTGCTGTTGTGGTATATCGATGTTCATATTCCCTGTTGACAATCGTTCGAGGTCTTCTATTCAGATCAGACACAAGAGAGGAGCTTCTATTATAgtttgttttctttgtttttgtcTTTTGTGTAGATTTACATTCTTCTTTCTGGACAATGGTTGgtttttccttcttttcttttaagACTGTAGGAATGCCATCAGGTTCGTTCGATGCCTCTAGAATCAAGGACCATAGTTGCTTACAAAATACTCTTGATTCCTTCTCCCCCAAGAAATCTGTTAATTGtaaatttatattcaaaatatcgGGAAACTCCTTCCCTGTTTCATTTCCATAGTCTTGTAACAACTCGTAAATGTAATCAATGATTATATCATCGTCAGGTAGTTGcttattaatttcttcagtTATCCATGGTTTGAATTTCTCTAGTTTAATATTGGAATAATTGTTTGGgtttttattgaaaatcttCGGGAGTTTGGTGGTTGTATTCtgtttatctttatttacCTTTGCCTGTACGTAATCCTCATCGACTGGATTTAATCTATATGCCATCTTTGAGCGATAATTATCGGTCTAAAATATATATCCCTAAAGTGTTGCTTGTTTTTTCAACAGTTTCAGTAGGTGTGGAGAAACGGAAAATGTATCCAGGGATGGAAGAGATGTTAAATGTACTTGGTGGTAGTAAGTCGGTAGTGAATCGAATTGtaaaaagataaaataaTATCTGAAAACTTTTAATGTGTAGAGATCAACGTAGTGCGaaggcaaaaaaaaaaaaaagttgtaAGGGATTCGGTTGCCTAATCTGAAAGATTTACACTTTACGTGGTTGCAAAAATGtacttgttgttttgttcCAACACGACTACACCAAGACAGAACAAGATATAGGAGAAACAATGCCATTACACTTACAAACGCAAAGCACCACGCTAGTAATATGTTTTATCGTATCAAAAAAGAGCAGCAGAAGGTGAAAATAAACAAGGAGGGAGAAGCAAGAGGAAACAGCAACAAATGAAAAGGAATTGGGGATACAGTGTATTCGTCCCAATGTTTGTGTAGGCACTGCCACTACCACCAATTTAACTTATCCCCTCCccttttcttgttgtatttgtataaagaaatatatatgATTGGATCGAGTTcacttttaattttgtcCAGTATTGTATGAGTGGCAGAAACAACAGTTTTCCATTCTCCCCACATTATCTGCATATACGTAATATttataacaacaattattgttgtaatagtaattatcaaaagtcatcaaaaaaattaattgcgTTTACTATAAGGGTTTCTTATACAATTCTGTAACACACAATTGTACCCCTTTCTTATGGTTTAACTGGATCATTGAATTTGTATTTCCTTTTCCCCATTCAATTCTCTCCACTTTTCAGTAAGATTCACTTCATCAAGAAACGTTTATCACACAATCTTTAGTCAACCAATAGGGTAGCCACTTGTCCCCTCATTATCTCTTTCATATCAAAACTGAACACTTGAAAGGTGTTGCCAAACccccatttttttttttgtctgtTGTCGTTGTTGGATTTCTGAAAAGGTACAAAATATAAggacaaaaaaataattataaatacaaTAGAAATACCAGCATACATTTAGGTTTCACaattttcataattttcaataacaaGATTGATCCTTATTAGTCCTGTCGTTTGCTAGGctctatatatatatatacttcATTTTGTTTACCTTTCACTTTTGGAGTTGAATTCACACATACACATGTTCGACACGGCCGATTCATCAAGACACTATCTCGTAATTGAAACCCCATCGGCTGATTATAAACAAGAGGAAAGgtataatgatgataatgatatcaTCCATAACAGTAAAAACTATTACATTCCATCTTTAGATGATATTTCCTCGATATCGACATCAGCATCTTCTCATGGTACTACTTTTTTCAGCAACAACCACCTGAGCTTAAATAGATATGGCACTCCAAGATCACTCTCAAGATTGagatcaattgaatcagaAATCGACAATTTGCCTTTAGTTTTTAAGACAAATATTTGGTCAAATGAGTATCTGGTTAACCACAACAAGACTGCTAATTTGTTTGCTAATTTTACTTTAGAATCTGGGAATTTTGCTTGCAATTTAACTACTACAGCTTGCGATAAATCTCAGTTATCATGCAATGATTCTAGTTACGCTACTACCTCTCTGCAAGTTTCTCCAGTCAATAATATTCCAGTAATTGCAGCTGATACCAATTCTCGCTCCTTTGGAAGCACCACCCCAAGTATAAACACTAATGCTGTTGTTTCAGGCACTCCTTATTCACCTCCTCCCAGTTGTCTCACTTTTAGAACGTACACTGGTGCTATATTCACTGTTCCAAAGACATCTAAATTCTTTGTAATCAAATCTTACAATATTCTTGACGTCAATGCCTCCTTTATTCATAATATATGGACATCTACTGAGTTGGGTAACAGACGCTTAGATAAGGCATACACGGAATTAGCAAAAACTAATAACTCTGATGTTGATGGTAAgatctttttatttttcctGGTCAATTCACTGGGGAAGTTTTGTGGGATTGCTGAGATGAAAAGTGCCATTGATTTCACTACTGCACTGAATATCTGGTGTGAGCAAACTAGATGGAAGGGTATATTCCCAGTAGAATGGTTATTGATCAAGGATGTCCCCAATAAATTCTTCCAACATTTAAAAATTCCAGCTAACGATTATAAGCCAGTCACGAATTCTAGAGATACTCAAGAGATCCCCTTTGACATTGGTATCAGCATGCTTAAGATTGTCAGTTCCTTCAAATCCAATGAATGCTAAACAGAACCCACATTGGTTTGGTGTGTTAATGTGCTCAAATTTtatattactactactaac
Encoded proteins:
- a CDS encoding PWI domain mRNA processing protein, putative, which gives rise to MAYRLNPVDEDYVQAKVNKDKQNTTTKLPKIFNKNPNNYSNIKLEKFKPWITEEINKQLPDDDIIIDYIYELLQDYGNETGKEFPDILNINLQLTDFLGEKESRVFCKQLWSLILEASNEPDGIPTVLKEKKEKPTIVQKEECKSTQKTKTKKTNYNRSSSLVSDSNRRPRTIVNREYEHRYTTTAPDYQHRYRSRTERDRDESIYRRRH
- the SNF1 gene encoding carbon catabolite derepressing protein kinase, putative (In S. cerevisiae: AMP-activated serine/threonine protein kinase required for transcription of glucose-repressed genes, thermotolerance, sporulation, and peroxisome biogenesis) translates to MSEQTQPQASNDQQQESQQQQHHHHHHHHHHHHNNENQPQQPVPIDPAANPANRIGRYQILKTLGEGSFGKVKLAQHIGTGQKVALKIINRKTLAKSDMQGRVEREISYLRLLRHPHIIKLYDVIKSKDEIIMVIEFAGKELFDYIVQRGKMPEDEARRFFQQIIAAVEYCHRHKIVHRDLKPENLLLDDQLNVKIADFGLSNIMTDGNFLKTSCGSPNYAAPEVISGKLYAGPEVDVWSAGVILYVMLCGRLPFDDEFIPALFKKISNGVYTLPNYLSAGAKHLLTRMLVVNPLNRITIHEIMEDEWFKQDMPDYLLPPDLSKNKNSKIDIDEDVIRALSVTMGYDRDEIINVIEKANKQVATGNSSSQQSKSSNEILDAYLLMKENHALVKDLKKSKSENIESFLSQSPPPSPFPNAGSTSSAPGVQQSLTYQTLATVPDLSTLPNSTIAILPTSLPSIHRAYMAETKQNGEQVAAPPPTKKSKTRWHFGIRSRSYPLDVMGEIYRALKNLGAEWAKPTEEELWTIRVRWKYDTSAQFECGSAPNLMKMQIQLFQLEPNNYLVDFKFDGWESAHGSEGTDSPHSHRQQDLDEVGSFSAYPFLHLATRLIMELAVNSQSG
- a CDS encoding NAD-dependent histone deacetylase, puytative (Similar to S. cerevisiae HST3;~In S. cerevisiae: member of the Sir2 family of NAD(+)-dependent protein deacetylases; involved along with Hst4p in telomeric silencing, cell cycle progression, radiation resistance, genomic stability and short-chain fatty acid metabolism;~known to play an important role in the regulation of transcriptional repression, microtubule organisation and DNA damage repair processes) — protein: MISIDLVDTAGINMPAETSIKLHEVIKFISKSKKMTVLTGAGISCNAGIPDFRSSDGLYNMVKAKHPKAVVRGQDLFDISLFRDEISLSVFCTFMESLYKSTLNAKPTETHKFIKILKDKNKLLRCYTQNIDCIEKHINLKLGINLQEFDNDKFKKVWNQLDVVQLHGNLHKLSCTNCFSQFNWNEEFQTLLANGLNPECSKCMDKYQQRLYSGKRLTGQTIGLLRPDIVLYGEHHPQMEILTQGLNSDLKSKPDCLIIMGTSLKVAGVKSLVKSLSKIIHNKGGKVIYINKTKLSASSWKNYIDYEVVSDCDEFVRMLKTEIPDLFLTQEQLDSEKLNQVAVKGSGLNNPITTDAVKQEVKVKIEPGVKQETILEHSPETEPTVKQEPMVKQEVENINVKKEPIPTPPTTPHKPKNAAKLKRKSHEEINTDELHSRIKRLRPRNDQLSSPASSMNGSEEEEEDELVAKVLLENAKKGITLD
- a CDS encoding uncharacterized YTH domain-containing protein, putative, translated to MFDTADSSRHYLVIETPSADYKQEERYNDDNDIIHNSKNYYIPSLDDISSISTSASSHGTTFFSNNHSSLNRYGTPRSLSRLRSIESEIDNLPLVFKTNIWSNEYSVNHNKTANLFANFTLESGNFACNLTTTACDKSQLSCNDSSYATTSSQVSPVNNIPVIAADTNSRSFGSTTPSINTNAVVSGTPYSPPPSCLTFRTYTGAIFTVPKTSKFFVIKSYNILDVNASFIHNIWTSTELGNRRLDKAYTELAKTNNSDVDGKIFLFFSVNSSGKFCGIAEMKSAIDFTTASNIWCEQTRWKGIFPVEWLLIKDVPNKFFQHLKIPANDYKPVTNSRDTQEIPFDIGISMLKIVSSFKSNEC
- a CDS encoding peroxisomal integral membrane protein, putative (Similar to S. cerevisiae PEX29), with amino-acid sequence MEQVSSILGNILSVEEGTTQPHSQSKTSSNRSSIDESSETLSKKPQRRSKDFDFSSFWKTSDKEQHDINTANSEGGGEGDSRIVGDKTSKKVPSNLLDPESNATTTPLPAPSSSSSAQYMADKLMEKVISMMISNEVVDEQTSKILQDRIQMQKQRPPLSIALMQNNSNELHRRNSDMYIFIDHVEKFFSWQDPFYTVGWLLIITHLILNPYLFSVLPLIQLITSTMVPHYLMIYPPDGVTNQEYLEVNPKPSDKPLNLYKVPKPVPLFSREFFMNFTDTQNFMTLNIKLFDFTVWLTSDYLYFKNEQITSGIYIICVALIFGNLYLMPYIVPFLLNHFIIVQLSFIFNIWAITAILHPYPRGLLLEWIYKEDTRLNFQHFVNKIEDKLTKFIVKTPTLEQSITNTNLQHATKDIGSSGDETLEDNDTKYVEIYELQKLNTKNKIWEAVGFTPNFYTTNDVTRRYNSVMQELEQNDKSHSHSNEDHHQELHKLPLHKRDTLSEISPPQNYKFIPSEKWKIDYDISTWVENNLIQDLVIVDDDEKWAYDVITEVNQDHDEMNGKQLDKAINEMTMDEIEKLTDLTKSTEFFRRRRWIRKVTRMNYKDFKEASVPLSSISAWV